A region from the Drosophila mauritiana strain mau12 chromosome 2L, ASM438214v1, whole genome shotgun sequence genome encodes:
- the LOC117150633 gene encoding zinc finger BED domain-containing protein 1-like — protein sequence MASKRKHSKVWNFFDSVDEKSAKCKYCKTVLSVAGGSQGNLSRHLKNKHPAALEETKRQTNESRQEANTPQIIGPQQQVITSFIQRPPAAGKAEKIDRQLVRMIAKGHHALRIVEEPDFKQLIDDVSNCPGYKMPTRKTLSNVLLPKLRDEIVGSVKEKMELASAVCLTTDCWTSLANESYIAVTAHFIESEATVMSSHMIACEAFVEQHSGQNLCAFLQKIAERWSIENKISAVVSDNAANIVNAIKTGNWPHIPCFAHSLNLIVQKGLREISVVQNKVKFIVEFFNRSTFGLKKVKSTQTQLNLPDLKLIQDVSTRWNSTFKMLERLVVLKDALILTLSTLRSELNLSQNEWAIVEELLPILKPFMEVTEEISAEKNVTLSKVIVLAILLQNCLNNKTPKDKCVAALVAVLKAEMNRRFCKLESNELYAESNILDPRFKGRWFKSKEEYEKAVCNLKRKVTPIRLNSENYEFESPAFKTNSANQSSVWCDFDSEFKNTTKAANTTGSAEKEMEKYLEEEFIPRTADPLVWWEQRKKLYPHLYSYSLKRLCLMATSVPCEHLFSSAGEIIRKRRMLLKPNKVENLMFLHSNM from the exons ATGGCTTCAAAACGAAAGCATAGCAAAGTTTGGAATTTCTTTGATTCAGTGGATGAGAAGAGTGCTAAATGCAAATACTGCAAAACTGTGCTTAGTGTGGCTGGTGGATCGCAAGGAAACTTATCGCGTCACCTTAAAAATAAGCACCCAGCAGCTTTGGAGGAAACAAAGCGCCAAACCAATGAAAGCCGACAGGAAGCAAAT ACTCCTCAGATAATTGGACCCCAACAGCAAGTAATAACTTCGTTCATTCAACGACCACCGGCTGCCGGGAAAGCTGAGAAAATTGATAGGCAACTAGTTCGTATGATTGCAAAAGGTCATCATGCATTGCGAATTGTAGAAGAGCCTGATTTCAAGCAGCTCATAGATGATGTGTCTAATTGCCCCGGATACAAGATGCCCACTCGAAAAACGCTGTCCAACGTGCTTCTTCCAAAGCTTCGGGACGAAATTGTTGGTAGCGTCAAAGAAAAAATGGAGCTGGCATCTGCAGTTTGTTTGACAACGGATTGTTGGACCTCTCTTGCAAATGAAAGTTATATTGCTGttacagctcattttattgaGAGTGAGGCAACTGTTATGAGCTCACATATGATTGCATGCGAGGCATTCGTTGAgcagcacagtggtcaaaatctGTGCgcatttttacaaaaaatagcAGAAAGATGGAGTATAGAGAACAAAATATCTGCTGTGGTTTCCGATAATGCTGCAAATATTGTCAATGCCATTAAAACAGGAAATTGGCCACATATACCATGTTTTGCACATAGCTTGAACCTAATTGTGCAAAAAGGACTCCGCGAAATCAGCGTTGTACAAAACAAAGTCAAATTCATTGTGGAGTTTTTCAATCGTAGCACTTTCGGCCTTAAGAAGGTGAAGTCAACTCAAACCCAATTGAACTTGCCCGATCTCAAATTGATTCAAGATGTGTCAACTCGTTGGAATTCAACTTTTAAAATGCTAGAAAGGCTTGTTGTGTTGAAAGATGCTCTTATATTAACACTTTCTACTCTGCGTTCTGAATTAAACTTATCTCAGAATGAGTGGGCGATAGTAGAAGAGTTACTGCCTATATTAAAACCATTCATGGAGGTAACAGAAGAAATATCAGCAGAAAAGAATGTAACCCTTTCAAAGGTTATAGTTCTTGCGATTTTGCTACAGAACTGTTTGAATAACAAAACGCCTAAGGATAAATGTGTTGCTGCACTTGTTGCAGTTCTAAAAGCTGAGATGAATCGACGATTTTGCAAGCTGGAAAGTAACGAACTCTACGCAGAGAGTAACATTTTAGATCCTCGATTTAAAGGTCGTTGGTTCAAGTCAAAAGAAGAATACGAAAAAGCTGTTTGTAATCTTAAAAGGAAAGTAACTCCAATTCGTCTCAACAGCGAAAATTATGAATTCGAATCACCTGCGTTTAAAACTAATTCAGCCAATCAGAGTTCGGTTTGGTGTGATTTTGACAGTGAGTTCAAGAACACGACAAAGGCTGCAAACACTACCGGTTCTGCCGAGAAAGAGATGGAAAAATACCTCGAAGAGGAATTTATACCGAGGACTGCTGACCCTTTGGTTTGGTGGGAACAAAGAAAGAAATTGTATCCGCATCTATATTCTTACAGCCTTAAGCGACTATGCCTTATGGCTACATCAGTTCCTTGCGAACACCTATTTTCAAGTGCTGGGGAAATCATCCGAAAAAGACGGATGCTACTAAAACCTAATAAAGTGGAAAATCTAATGTTCCTTCATAGCAACATGTAG